A section of the Chelmon rostratus isolate fCheRos1 chromosome 16, fCheRos1.pri, whole genome shotgun sequence genome encodes:
- the gnb3b gene encoding guanine nucleotide-binding protein G(I)/G(S)/G(T) subunit beta-3b, with amino-acid sequence MAAEKAEMDALKKECDGLRAQIEAARKAVNDSSMSGAAGGVASVGRVQLKLRKTLKGHLAKIYAMHWSADSRQMVSASQDGKLLIWDTFTGNKLVAVPLKSAWVMSVAFAPSGNLVASGGLDNMCTVYNIKAASPKTLRELDAHTGYLSCCRFLSDTEILTASGDTTCCLWDLETGKQKVIFTNHIGDCMSLALSSDMNTFISGACDSLAKLWDLREGACKQTFSGHTSDINAISFFPSGNAIITGSDDCSCKMYDLRSDQEVIGYQDTSLNAGVTSLALSNSGRLIFAGYDDFNCHIWDSLKGEKVGVLSGHDNRVSCTGVPEDGMGVCTGSWDSFLKLWN; translated from the exons ATGGCAGCTGAGAAAGCTGAAATGGATGCACTGAAAAAGGAGTGCGATGGCCTCCGTGCACAGATTGAG GCGGCCCGTAAGGCTGTGAACGACAGCAGCATGTCAGGAGCAGCAGGGGGCGTGGCCTCGGTGGGCAGGGTCCAGCTGAAGCTCAGGAAGACACTCAAGGGTCACCTGGCTAAAATCTATGCCATGCACTGGTCAGCTGACTCCAG GCAAATGGTCAGTGCATCACAGGATGGCAAGCTTCTCATCTGGGACACCTTCACAGGGAACAAG TTGGTTGCCGTCCCACTAAAGTCAGCTTGGGTGATGAGCGTCGCTTTCGCCCCCTCTGGTAACCTGGTGGCCAGCGGCGGTCTGGATAACATGTGCACAGTGTACAACATCAAGGCTGCCAGCCCCAAGACCCTCAGGGAGCTGGACGCACACACAG GTTACCTGTCTTGCTGCCGTTTCCTTAGCGACACTGAGATCCTGACAGCCTCTGGTGACACCACCTG ctgtcTGTGGGACCTGGAGACTGGCAAGCAGAAGGTGATCTTCACCAACCACATTGGAGACTGCATGTCCCTGGCTCTCTCCTCCGACATGAACACCTTCATCTCTGGAGCCTGTGACTCTCTGGCTAAGCTGTGGGACCTGAGGGAAGGTGCCTGCAAGCAGACCTTCTCTGGACACACCAGCGACATCAACGCCATCTCT TTCTTCCCCAGCGGTAATGCCATCATCACGGGCTCCGACGACTGCAGCTGCAAGATGTACGACCTGCGCTCCGACCAGGAGGTGATTGGCTACCAGGACACCAGCCTGAACGCCGGCGTCACgtctctggctctgtccaacTCAGGCCGCCTTATCTTTGCTGGCTACGACGACTTCAACTGCCACATCTGGGACTCACTGAAGGGAGAGAAAGTCG GTGTGCTGTCCGGCCATGACAACAGGGTGAGCTGCACCGGCGTCCCAGAAGACGGTATGGGCGTCTGCACAGGATCCTGGGACAGCTTCCTCAAACTGTGGAACTGA
- the LOC121619482 gene encoding triosephosphate isomerase, producing the protein MALRRFFVGGNWKMNGNKESLEELITTLNTASLHDQTEVVCAAPSIYLDFARSSLDPKIGVAAQNCYKVAKGAFTGEISPAMIKDCGADWVVLGHSERRHVFGEGDELIGQKVAHALESDLGVIACIGEKLEEREGGTTEEVVYAQTQVIAENVKDWGKVVLAYEPVWAIGTGKTATPEQAQEVHEKLRAWLRANVSDDVADSVRIIYGGSVTGANCRELASQGDVDGFLVGGASLKPEFVDIINARA; encoded by the exons ATGGCGCTCCGGAGGTTCTTCGTGGGGGGAAACTGGAAGATGAACGGGAACAAGGAGAGTCTGGAAGAGCTGATTACCACCCTGAACACCGCCAGCCTGCACGACCAGACCG AGGTGGTGTGTGCTGCCCCCTCCATCTACCTGGACTTTGCTCGGTCCAGCCTGGATCCCAAGATCGGTGTCGCGGCCCAGAACTGCTACAAGGTGGCCAAGGGAGCGTTTACAGGGGAGATCAG TCCGGCCATGATAAAGGACTGCGGGGCAGACTGGGTGGTCCTGGGGCACTCTGAGCGCCGCCATGTCTTTGGGGAAGGTGACGAGCTGATTGGCCAGAAG GTGGCTCACGCTCTGGAGAGTGATCTGGGTGTGATCGCCTGCATCggggagaagctggaggagcgcgAGGGAGGCACCACAGAAGAAGTGGTCTACGCTCAGACGCAGGTCATTGCAG AGAACGTGAAGGACTGGGGGAAAGTGGTCCTGGCATATGAACCTGTGTGGGCCATCGGCACAGGCAAGACAGCTACACCTGAACAG gctCAGGAGGTCCATGAGAAGCTGAGGGCGTGGCTCAGAGCCAACGTGTCGGACGACGTGGCCGACTCTGTGCGCATCATCTACGGAG GTTCAGTCACGGGAGCTAACTGCAGGGAGCTGGCGTCTCAGGGCGACGTGGACGGCTTCCTGGTGGGCGGAGCATCCCTGAAACCGGAATTTGTCGACATCATCAATGCACGTGCGtaa
- the eno2 gene encoding gamma-enolase, which produces MSIVSIVAREILDSRGNPTVEVDLRTEKGLFRAAVPSGASTGIYEALELRDGDKSRYKGKGVLKAVGHINDTLGPALIASGISVVEQEQLDNMMIEMDGTENKSQFGANAILGVSLAICKAGAAEKDVPLYRHIADLAGNTELVLPVPAFNVINGGSHAGNKLAMQEFMVLPVGAESFKEALRIGSELYHTLKGVIQEKYGQDATNVGDEGGFAPNILENSEALDLLQTAIEKAGFTDKVVVGMDVAASEFYREGKYDLDFKSPPDSERHISAEELADIYQGFVNNYPVVSIEDPFDQDDWEAWSRLTAQVGIQVVGDDLTVTNPKRIEKAAEERACNCLLLKVNQIGSVTEAIQGCKLAQANGWGVMVSHRSGETEDTFIADLVVGLCTGQIKTGAPCRSERLAKYNQLMRIEEELGDQARFAGHNFRNPSAL; this is translated from the exons ATGTCGATCGTCAGCATCGTTGCCAGGGAGATCTTGGACTCCCGGGGAAACCCCACCGTGGAAGTGGACCTTCGCACAGAGAAAG GTCTGTTCAGGGCTGCGGTGCCCAGCGGAGCATCCACAGGGATCTACGAGGCTCTGGAGCTCCGAGATGGAGACAAGAGCCGCTACAAGGGCAAAG GTGTTTTGAAGGCAGTCGGGCACATCAACGACACTCTGGGTCCAGCTCTTATAGCCTCT GGCATCAGCGTGGtggagcaggagcagctggaCAACATGATGATCGAGATGGAcggcacagaaaacaaat CTCAGTTTGGGGCCAACGCCATCCTGGGAGTGTCTCTAGCCATCTGTAAGGCCggtgcagcagagaaagacGTCCCCCTGTACCGCCACATAGCTGACCTGGCCGGAAACACAGAGCTGGTGCTGCCGGTTCCT gCCTTTAATGTGATAAACGGAGGTTCCCACGCAGGTAACAAACTGGCCATGCAGGAGTTCATGGTTCTCCCTGTTGGAGCCGAGTCCTTCAA GGAGGCGTTGAGGATAGGATCGGAGCTGTACCACACGCTGAAGGGGGTGATCCAGGAGAAATACGGCCAGGATGCCACCAATGTGGGCGACGAGGGAGGATTTGCTCCCAACATCCTGGAGAACAGTGAGG CTCTGGACCTGCTGCAGACGGCCATAGAGAAGGCCGGCTTCACGGATAAGGTGGTGGTCGGGATGGACGTGGCCGCCTCAGAGTTCTACCGAGAGGGGAAATACGACCTGGACTTCAAATCCCCTCCAGATTCAGAGAGACACATCTCTGCAGAGGAGCTGGCGGACATCTACCAGGGCTTCGTCAACAACTACCCAG TGGTGTCCATCGAGGACCCGTTCGACCAGGACGACTGGGAGGCCTGGTCCCGTCTCACGGCCCAGGTGGGGATCCAGGTCGTGGGGGATGACCTGACGGTGACTAACCCTAAGAGGATAGAGAAAGCTGCTGAGGAGCGAGCCTGCAACTGCCTGCTGCTCAAAGTCAACCAGATCGGCTCCGTCACTGAGGCCATACAGGG gtgtaAACTGGCTCAGGCGAACGGTTGGGGTGTGATGGTCAGCCATCGttcaggagagacagaggacaccTTCATCGCTGACCTGGTGGTGGGACTCTGCACTggacag ATTAAGACTGGCGCCCCCTGCAGATCTGAGAGGCTGGCCAAGTACAACCAGCTCATGAG gattGAGGAGGAGCTGGGCGACCAGGCTCGCTTTGCAGGCCATAACTTCAGGAACCCCAGCGCCCTGTGA